The following proteins come from a genomic window of Amaranthus tricolor cultivar Red isolate AtriRed21 chromosome 14, ASM2621246v1, whole genome shotgun sequence:
- the LOC130800228 gene encoding vicilin Cor a 11.0101-like, translating into MLFFKGKINILLLIFSLLVLFASLSLGRFAEDQELQQCQHQCKQQRQFDSKDRHECERACERYIKEKERREKEHDQERERRSRDEIVGRREEEEEEEEEQVGGESGAPYVFDEQHFETKFREQEGYVRVLKRFSKRSRLLEGIENYRVLIFAANPQTFVVPNHWDADVVLFVAQGEGTVSLVYTDRRESFNVERGHVMVIPAGVTAYLVNRGNNEKLVIVKLLNPVSNPTGKFETFFGAGGQNPQSFLNAFSTEILEAAYKTSGDRLKRIFSQQSEGAIIRASEEQISALTHEKSSHWPFGGKSLRDSGPIQLFRKDPKESNAFGTLFETDFDDRRLGQQLQNLDIAVAFANITQGSMHTPYYNSRATKIAVVTSGRGRFQMACPHVSKSGHSRRHEQHQHHQYHDGKTWRGDESTTPVHYERITAELREGTVFVVPPGHPFVTLASEDQNLEVVCFEINAEKNHKFALAGQRNIFKNFKREAKELAFASSAEEVERVFESQDEEFFFPGPRQRGGRRGYYSII; encoded by the exons ATGTTGTTTTTCAAAGGAAAAATCAATATACTTTTACTAATATTCTCATTATTAGTACTGTTTGCAAGTCTTTCTTTAGGAAGATTTGCAGAAGACCAAGAGCTTCAACAATGCCAACATCAATGCAAACAACAAAGACAATTCGATAGCAAAGATAGGCATGAGTGTGAGAGGGCTTGTGAGAGGTATATAAAAGAGAaggagaggagagagaaagagcaTGATCAAGAGAGAGAAAGGAGATCAAGGGATGAGATTGTAGGAAGGagggaagaggaagaggaagaggaggaggaaCAAGTGGGGGGAGAAAGTGGGGCCCCTTATGTTTTTGATGAACAACATTTTGAAACCAAGTTTAGGGAACAAGAAGGGTATGTAAGAGTTCTAAAGAGGTTTAGTAAAAGATCAAGGCTTTTGGAAGGGATTGAGAATTATAGGGTGTTGATCTTTGCGGCTAATCCTCAAACTTTTGTTGTTCCTAATCATTGGGATGCTGACGTTGTCCTCTTTGTTGCTCAGG GAGAAGGAACAGTGAGTTTAGTGTACACAGACAGAAGAGAGAGTTTCAATGTTGAGCGTGGGCATGTGATGGTCATACCAGCTGGTGTGACTGCCTACTTGGTCAACAGAGGAAACAATGAAAAACTTGTCATTGTTAAGCTTCTCAATCCGGTTTCTAACCCTACTGGCAAATTTGAg ACATTCTTTGGAGCAGGAGGTCAAAACCCACAATCATTTTTGAATGCTTTCAGCACTGAAATACTTGAAGCAGCCTATAAG ACATCAGGTGACAGGCTAAAGAGAATTTTCTCACAGCAGAGTGAGGGAGCTATAATAAGGGCATCTGAAGAACAAATCAGTGCTTTAACACATGAAAAAAGCAGCCACTGGCCTTTTGGAGGGAAGAGTTTAAGGGATTCAGGTCCTATCCAGCTCTTTAGGAAGGATCCTAAAGAGTCTAATGCTTTTGGAACACTCTTCGAAACCGATTTCGATGACCGTAGACTCGGACAACAGCTCCAAAACCTCGACATTGCGGTCGCCTTTGCCAACATCACACAG GGATCAATGCACACTCCATATTACAACTCAAGGGCTACAAAGATAGCAGTGGTGACTAGTGGAAGAGGCCGCTTTCAGATGGCTTGTCCACATGTATCAAAGTCCGGTCACAGTCGTCGTCATGAGCAACACCAACACCATCAATACCACGATGGTAAAACATGGAGAGGCGACGAGTCCACAACTCCAGTCCACTATGAAAGGATCACTGCGGAGTTGAGGGAGGGTACAGTGTTTGTTGTTCCTCCTGGCCATCCTTTTGTCACACTAGCTTCCGAAGATCAGAATTTAGAGGTTGTGTGCTTTGAGATCAATGCTgaaaaaaaccataaattcgCTCTTGCAG GGCAAAGGAATATATTCAAGAACTTCAAAAGAGAAGCAAAGGAATTAGCTTTTGCAAGCTCAGCAGAAGAGGTAGAAAGGGTGTTTGAGAGCCAAGATGAGGAGTTCTTCTTCCCTGGACCGAGGCAGCGCGGTGGTCGTCGAGGTTATTACTCGATCATTTAA